Proteins co-encoded in one Zalophus californianus isolate mZalCal1 chromosome 9, mZalCal1.pri.v2, whole genome shotgun sequence genomic window:
- the TFCP2 gene encoding alpha-globin transcription factor CP2 isoform X6: MAWALKLPLADEVIESGLVQDFDASLSGIGQELGAGAYSMSDVLALPIFKQEESSLPPDNENKILPFQYVLCAATSPAVKLHDETLTYLNQGQSYEIRMLDNRKLGELPEINGKLVKSIFRVVFHDRRLQYTEHQQLEGWRWNRPGDRILDIDIPMSVGIIDPRANPTQLNTVEFLWDPAKRTSVFIQVHCISTEFTMRKHGGEKGVPFRVQIDTFKENENGEYTEHLHSASCQIKVFKPKGADRKQKTDREKMEKRTPHEKEKYQPSYETTILTECSPWPEITYVNNSPSPGFNSSHSSFSLGEGNGSPNHQPEPPPPVTDNLLPTTTPQEAQQWLHRNRFSTFTRLFTNFSGADLLKLTRDDVIQICGPADGIRLFNALKGRMVRPRLTIYVCQESLHLREQQQQQQKREDGDSNVYHAIYLEELTAVELTEKIAQLFSISPRQISQIYKQGPTGIHVLISDEMIQNFQEEACFILDTMKAETSDSYHIILK, encoded by the exons TGATGTCCTTGCATTGCCTATTTTTAAGCAAGAAGAGTCAAGTTTGCCCCCTGATAATGAGAATAAAATCCTGCCTTTTCAATATGTGCTCTGTGCCGCCACCTCTCCAGCAGTGAAACTCCATGATGAAACCCTGACGTATCTCAATCAAG GACAGTCTTATGAAATTCGTATGCTAGACAATAGGAAACTTGGAGAACTTCCAGAAATTAATGGCAAGTTGgtgaag AGTATATTccgtgtagtgttccatgaccgACGGCTACAGTATACTGAACATCAGCAGCTGGAGGGCTGGAGGTGGAACCGACCTGGAGATAGAATTCTTGACATTG atatCCCAATGTCTGTTGGTATAATCGATCCTAGAGCTAATCCAACCCAACTGAATACAGTGGAGTTCCTGTGGGACCCGGCAAAGAGGACATCTGTGTTTATTCAG GTACACTGCATTAGCACAGAGTTCACTATGAGGAAGCATGGAGGAGAAAAGGGAGTGCCGTTCCGAGTACAAATTGATAccttcaaggaaaatgaaaatggggaATATACTGAGCACTTACACTCAGCCAGCTGCCAGATCAAAGTCTTCAAG CCCAAAGGTGCAGACAGAAAGCAAAAAACAGATCGGGAGAAAATGGAGAAACGAACACCTCACGAAAAGGAGAAATACCAGCCTTCCTATGAGACAACTATACTCACAGAG tgttcTCCATGGCCTGAGATCACATATGTCAATAATTCCCCATCACCTGGCTTCAACAGTTCTCATAGCAGTTTTTCTCTTGGGGAAGG AAATGGTTCACCAAACCACCAGCCAGAGCCACCCCCTCCAGTCACAGAT aaCCTCTTGCCAACAACCACACCTCAGGAAGCTCAGCAGTGGTTGCATCGAAATCGTTTTTCTACGTTCACAAGGCTTTTTACAAACTTCTCAG GGGCAGATTTATTGAAACTAACTAGAGATGATGTGATCCAAATCTGTGGCCCTGCCGATGGAATCCGACTTTTTAATGCATTAAAAGGCCG GATGGTGCGGCCCAGGCTAACCATTTATGTTTGTCAGGAGTCCTTGCACTTGagggagcagcagcagcagcagcagaagcgTGAGGATGGAGACTCAAATG TGTACCACGCCATCTATCTAGAAGAACTGACAGCTGTTGAACTGACAGAAAAAATTGCTCAGCTCTTCAGCATTTCCCCTCGCCAGATCAGCCAGATCTACAAGCAGGGGCCAACAGGAATCCATGTGCTCATTAGCGATGAG aTGATACAGAACTTTCAAGAAGAAGCCTGTTTTATTCTGGACACAATGAAAG cagaaACCAGTGACAGCTATCATATCATACTGAAGTAG
- the TFCP2 gene encoding alpha-globin transcription factor CP2 isoform X9, whose amino-acid sequence MLDNRKLGELPEINGKLVKSIFRVVFHDRRLQYTEHQQLEGWRWNRPGDRILDIDIPMSVGIIDPRANPTQLNTVEFLWDPAKRTSVFIQVHCISTEFTMRKHGGEKGVPFRVQIDTFKENENGEYTEHLHSASCQIKVFKPKGADRKQKTDREKMEKRTPHEKEKYQPSYETTILTECSPWPEITYVNNSPSPGFNSSHSSFSLGEGNGSPNHQPEPPPPVTDVSLKLNNLLPTTTPQEAQQWLHRNRFSTFTRLFTNFSGADLLKLTRDDVIQICGPADGIRLFNALKGRMVRPRLTIYVCQESLHLREQQQQQQKREDGDSNGTFFVYHAIYLEELTAVELTEKIAQLFSISPRQISQIYKQGPTGIHVLISDEMIQNFQEEACFILDTMKAETSDSYHIILK is encoded by the exons ATGCTAGACAATAGGAAACTTGGAGAACTTCCAGAAATTAATGGCAAGTTGgtgaag AGTATATTccgtgtagtgttccatgaccgACGGCTACAGTATACTGAACATCAGCAGCTGGAGGGCTGGAGGTGGAACCGACCTGGAGATAGAATTCTTGACATTG atatCCCAATGTCTGTTGGTATAATCGATCCTAGAGCTAATCCAACCCAACTGAATACAGTGGAGTTCCTGTGGGACCCGGCAAAGAGGACATCTGTGTTTATTCAG GTACACTGCATTAGCACAGAGTTCACTATGAGGAAGCATGGAGGAGAAAAGGGAGTGCCGTTCCGAGTACAAATTGATAccttcaaggaaaatgaaaatggggaATATACTGAGCACTTACACTCAGCCAGCTGCCAGATCAAAGTCTTCAAG CCCAAAGGTGCAGACAGAAAGCAAAAAACAGATCGGGAGAAAATGGAGAAACGAACACCTCACGAAAAGGAGAAATACCAGCCTTCCTATGAGACAACTATACTCACAGAG tgttcTCCATGGCCTGAGATCACATATGTCAATAATTCCCCATCACCTGGCTTCAACAGTTCTCATAGCAGTTTTTCTCTTGGGGAAGG AAATGGTTCACCAAACCACCAGCCAGAGCCACCCCCTCCAGTCACAGATGTAAGTCTAAAGTTAAAT aaCCTCTTGCCAACAACCACACCTCAGGAAGCTCAGCAGTGGTTGCATCGAAATCGTTTTTCTACGTTCACAAGGCTTTTTACAAACTTCTCAG GGGCAGATTTATTGAAACTAACTAGAGATGATGTGATCCAAATCTGTGGCCCTGCCGATGGAATCCGACTTTTTAATGCATTAAAAGGCCG GATGGTGCGGCCCAGGCTAACCATTTATGTTTGTCAGGAGTCCTTGCACTTGagggagcagcagcagcagcagcagaagcgTGAGGATGGAGACTCAAATGGTACTTTCTTCG TGTACCACGCCATCTATCTAGAAGAACTGACAGCTGTTGAACTGACAGAAAAAATTGCTCAGCTCTTCAGCATTTCCCCTCGCCAGATCAGCCAGATCTACAAGCAGGGGCCAACAGGAATCCATGTGCTCATTAGCGATGAG aTGATACAGAACTTTCAAGAAGAAGCCTGTTTTATTCTGGACACAATGAAAG cagaaACCAGTGACAGCTATCATATCATACTGAAGTAG